One stretch of Pontiella desulfatans DNA includes these proteins:
- a CDS encoding choice-of-anchor D domain-containing protein: protein MILPHKLKTLLWSGICLCFCIQPAAVDAAAPIASNSRVLFLGKEATTHKDALEALYTADPSVNTLNLTFDSFDVDYVMDALFTDRTYPKFINDYLDAPKHADYVNALTDKLDENFDYIIYLGEPAYLQDKPELTMATLLFLQAYCRTEGLSSQILLPMLWNATSAASQTTTFREYTYRIADALGIEAVPAGLAWHDIINDGGLTVAESSLTATPSAEAQYTLATTLYSHLFEQNANGSTYSPTGIDGAAQSAIRSHTHTAWSDALTATHYTGDYTSPYMTMWATPMNKSRKVMTNGTSTERRNYIMLDKLFTAAGYPDSAVRWDGSSAPYNGHFPSNYSDPDVQAGVAANDFVFTVGRRLSSAYWYEVWMTEVLLHDPDADLIHYISDYQVKAETEEPFAHGRKARSHTIENFDASTGHPNVQAIPNYIGFSWLGLRRPDINMHQDYTHLSAVGSAINTAIPYTLATGENPALLPDPPVAALDDEMYGSVLSFDERYTLNAAYELAYMLSGLRSLDTPIAPQAFDQTVRFENDGEPQPFFPHAFGAFNKTLTMNLVTSPSVGSISFDGRLMTYTPQPGDVGEVTFTYNVTDGTDTSGNATVTLNPDLLGQAAYNPIAKIGDNVIWNGFRWTGGRTLVVDSNNQLDFQDHPLPGDPNYSETLRAHRFYLDLRNNGGIFQVSSKAPVDGETDLFSPFGWNDEPDVSSFSMGDADWGQGGSGLANPINGFTPNDGVGLEEINWILIPQESYSWEPWELFAGNSRAMAIGMIWNDDGDGLLEDSGDDAYIVKYALSAHHYEGYRKAFPYIDTTAELNAAVGNVAVPEILVYANETEILDGSTVTSGSDHTLFGTAKVEGETVVHTFTVENTGGAPLTLSDVSISGDHADDFVITEYPSGTIRNKTQTSLQITFNPCAAGERNATVTLQNDDPDEGMFSFAIQGVGATAAASTYIKKIEYVVLESQASGTRTPLWNGSSWGPGLAVGNNGNIKFNFWSAASGGTRYRRFYIDMRTAGTFYAAEVYLSTASETVTYSPQSWQNVTGSVNQNMGSGDWNTGGTGTASPVNGFTADDGVGAEEINWMIFSNDTSPGNAAAIAIGLVWVDDGDGLLEDSGNDTILIKYALSANHPSGQAAAFAEMDTLAELNAAVGNVVASPEPEILVRGNSLELTSGDSEPRTADHTDFGTAESLSGTVARTFSIKNFGTADLTISAVNLTGAHSNDFIVTAHPAGTLAADNETTFTVTFDPSADGLRTATVSIASTDGEETPFIFTVQGTGVTTFPDTDDDGIDDDWEMTYFNSLTNATATSDRDEDGNSDYTEFRAGTNPTNAMSFFGLNVTGMDIPLNVMDISWPSATGRTYVVETVSDLEGSWDVLRTTIVATPPTNIFGVTMTNAPAAFYRIIIE from the coding sequence ATGATATTACCTCATAAACTTAAAACCCTGTTATGGAGCGGTATTTGCCTCTGCTTCTGCATCCAGCCGGCTGCAGTGGATGCCGCCGCCCCGATCGCTTCAAACAGCAGGGTGCTGTTCCTCGGCAAGGAAGCGACGACGCACAAAGATGCGCTCGAGGCACTTTATACTGCCGATCCCTCCGTAAACACCTTGAACCTGACCTTCGACAGCTTTGACGTGGATTATGTGATGGATGCGCTTTTCACGGACCGCACCTACCCGAAGTTTATCAATGACTATCTGGATGCGCCCAAGCACGCGGACTATGTGAATGCGCTGACAGACAAACTGGATGAAAACTTCGATTATATCATCTACCTCGGTGAACCCGCCTATCTACAGGACAAACCCGAGCTGACCATGGCCACGCTGCTGTTCTTGCAGGCCTACTGCAGGACCGAGGGCCTGAGTTCCCAAATCCTGCTGCCGATGCTCTGGAATGCCACCAGTGCGGCTTCCCAGACGACAACCTTCCGGGAATACACCTATCGGATTGCGGATGCGCTGGGCATCGAGGCCGTTCCGGCCGGGTTAGCCTGGCATGATATCATCAATGATGGAGGTCTTACCGTTGCTGAGAGCAGCTTGACCGCGACGCCCTCGGCTGAAGCCCAATATACACTGGCGACCACCCTGTACAGTCACCTCTTTGAACAAAACGCCAACGGTAGCACCTACAGCCCTACGGGAATAGACGGGGCTGCGCAAAGCGCGATTCGCAGTCACACTCACACAGCATGGAGCGATGCCCTCACGGCCACCCATTACACCGGTGACTATACGTCGCCCTACATGACCATGTGGGCGACTCCCATGAACAAGAGCCGCAAGGTCATGACCAACGGCACCAGCACCGAACGACGAAACTACATCATGCTGGACAAGCTCTTTACCGCCGCCGGATATCCCGATTCCGCGGTTCGCTGGGATGGAAGCAGTGCGCCCTACAACGGCCATTTTCCCAGTAATTATAGCGACCCTGATGTGCAGGCGGGGGTAGCGGCCAACGATTTTGTCTTTACGGTTGGGCGCCGCTTGTCCAGTGCCTACTGGTATGAAGTCTGGATGACGGAGGTTCTCCTTCATGATCCGGATGCTGATTTGATTCACTATATTTCGGATTACCAGGTCAAGGCGGAGACGGAAGAACCCTTTGCGCATGGCCGTAAAGCACGAAGCCATACCATCGAAAACTTTGATGCATCCACAGGACATCCCAACGTACAGGCCATCCCCAATTACATTGGGTTCAGTTGGTTGGGTCTCAGGCGTCCGGATATCAACATGCATCAGGACTATACCCACTTAAGTGCTGTGGGGTCGGCCATCAACACGGCCATCCCTTACACCCTGGCCACCGGGGAGAATCCGGCGTTGCTACCGGATCCCCCCGTCGCTGCGTTGGATGACGAGATGTATGGGTCGGTGCTCTCCTTTGACGAACGCTATACCCTGAATGCAGCCTACGAACTGGCCTATATGCTGTCGGGCTTGCGCAGCCTGGATACCCCCATCGCTCCACAGGCCTTTGATCAGACCGTTCGCTTCGAGAACGACGGCGAGCCACAGCCCTTTTTTCCGCATGCCTTCGGCGCGTTCAACAAGACGCTGACTATGAATCTGGTCACTTCGCCCAGTGTGGGTTCGATTTCATTTGACGGACGACTGATGACCTATACTCCTCAACCCGGCGATGTGGGAGAGGTGACTTTCACCTACAATGTCACCGATGGCACCGATACCTCCGGCAATGCTACCGTTACACTGAATCCGGATCTTTTGGGCCAGGCCGCTTACAACCCGATTGCGAAAATTGGTGATAACGTCATCTGGAATGGTTTTCGCTGGACCGGCGGAAGAACTCTCGTGGTGGACAGCAACAACCAACTGGATTTTCAGGACCATCCGCTTCCGGGGGATCCCAATTATTCGGAGACCTTACGGGCCCATCGCTTCTATCTGGATCTGAGAAACAACGGCGGCATTTTCCAAGTCAGCAGCAAAGCTCCAGTCGATGGCGAGACCGATCTTTTCTCGCCCTTCGGCTGGAACGATGAGCCAGATGTGTCGTCCTTCTCAATGGGTGATGCGGATTGGGGGCAAGGCGGCAGCGGCTTGGCCAATCCAATCAACGGCTTTACCCCCAATGATGGCGTCGGCCTGGAAGAAATCAACTGGATCCTGATTCCGCAGGAATCCTATTCGTGGGAACCCTGGGAACTCTTTGCCGGGAACTCAAGGGCGATGGCGATCGGCATGATTTGGAATGATGACGGGGACGGACTCCTCGAGGACAGCGGGGATGATGCCTATATCGTCAAATACGCCCTTTCCGCGCATCACTATGAGGGGTATCGCAAGGCCTTCCCCTACATCGATACCACCGCTGAGCTCAATGCCGCCGTGGGCAATGTCGCCGTTCCGGAGATTCTGGTGTATGCGAATGAAACCGAAATTTTGGATGGCAGCACTGTAACCAGTGGTAGCGATCATACCCTTTTCGGCACCGCCAAGGTGGAGGGCGAAACGGTGGTGCATACCTTCACCGTTGAAAACACGGGCGGCGCTCCCTTGACGCTCAGCGATGTGAGTATTTCCGGTGACCATGCCGATGACTTTGTCATCACGGAGTATCCGTCAGGAACCATCAGGAACAAGACCCAGACCTCCCTGCAGATCACCTTTAATCCTTGCGCCGCCGGCGAGCGTAATGCCACCGTTACCCTCCAGAATGATGACCCTGATGAGGGCATGTTTTCCTTCGCGATTCAAGGGGTTGGCGCTACGGCAGCCGCCTCTACCTATATCAAGAAAATCGAGTATGTGGTGCTGGAGAGTCAGGCAAGCGGCACCCGCACGCCCCTCTGGAATGGCAGCAGTTGGGGGCCGGGTCTTGCTGTAGGCAATAATGGCAATATTAAATTCAACTTCTGGAGTGCGGCCTCTGGCGGCACCCGCTACCGCCGCTTCTATATCGACATGCGTACCGCAGGCACGTTTTATGCCGCGGAAGTCTATCTCTCTACTGCCTCGGAAACGGTGACATATTCTCCGCAAAGCTGGCAAAATGTGACCGGTTCAGTGAACCAGAACATGGGCAGTGGAGACTGGAATACGGGCGGCACGGGAACCGCCAGCCCGGTTAATGGCTTTACGGCCGATGACGGGGTGGGCGCCGAGGAAATCAACTGGATGATTTTCAGTAATGATACGTCTCCCGGAAATGCTGCAGCCATTGCCATCGGGCTGGTATGGGTTGATGATGGGGACGGACTCCTGGAGGACAGTGGAAACGACACGATCCTCATCAAATACGCCCTCTCCGCAAATCATCCCAGTGGGCAGGCGGCTGCCTTTGCTGAGATGGACACCCTGGCTGAACTGAATGCTGCAGTGGGTAACGTCGTTGCATCTCCGGAACCGGAAATCCTCGTCAGAGGCAACAGTCTCGAACTGACCTCCGGAGACAGCGAACCCCGCACCGCAGATCATACCGACTTCGGCACCGCCGAAAGCTTGAGCGGTACAGTAGCCCGTACCTTCAGCATCAAAAACTTCGGCACGGCTGATTTAACCATCAGCGCCGTAAACCTCACGGGTGCTCACTCGAATGACTTTATCGTGACGGCCCATCCCGCCGGCACCCTGGCCGCTGACAATGAAACCACCTTCACCGTTACCTTTGATCCTTCAGCGGATGGATTGCGCACGGCGACCGTCAGCATTGCGAGTACCGATGGCGAAGAAACCCCCTTCATCTTTACTGTTCAGGGAACCGGGGTCACGACATTCCCGGATACTGACGACGACGGCATCGATGATGACTGGGAAATGACGTACTTCAACAGCCTGACCAACGCCACGGCCACTTCGGACAGGGACGAGGATGGCAACTCGGATTATACGGAATTCAGGGCCGGAACCAACCCGACGAATGCGATGTCCTTCTTCGGCCTCAATGTGACCGGCATGGACATTCCCCTAAACGTAATGGACATTTCCTGGCCGTCGGCGACGGGGCGCACCTACGTTGTCGAGACGGTCAGTGATCTTGAGGGATCCTGGGATGTGCTACGGACCACTATCGTGGCCACCCCGCCAACGAATATTTTCGGGGTTACCATGACGAATGCACCGGCTGCGTTTTACCGTATTATCATCGAATAA